Proteins encoded by one window of Nicotiana tabacum cultivar K326 chromosome 10, ASM71507v2, whole genome shotgun sequence:
- the LOC107815611 gene encoding uncharacterized protein LOC107815611 produces the protein MEEEYSVDPAQLLEAATDFAYYPGAHSDASAQDFLNRFPLPAIINALQTKAEYPGLENALVDCLERLFKTRYGASLIPHYMTFVIVGLGAESQKVRRLACQTVSCLLENIDEAIVVQLIHEYGVYQLLLNCLISGDEEVAATSTDAVRKLASHSKGIDIIFPESGNEATNLVNLATSCSPLGRVRLLALIVKLFSISSSVASRVYNSNLLSLLEAEISNANDTLVTLSSLELLYELADVQHSTEFLSRTKLLQILTSIISDASAESILRSRAMMITGRLMARENAFVFIDESGCRNLISAIDRRFNLLESENADECECALEALGQIGFSSKGAALLLSGAQPAGRHVIYAAFDRQQHGKQLAALHALANIVGETRAENDVLLDGVAEESLRRLIYETASKTSKLTPSGLLLSVLQQDSEIRKAGYRVITALVMRPWCLMEVVSRQEIINIATDTFTETDKIGMEARHKCCQSLYKGFTSSSKLIADNALSGVATKLEEAIRRGPYLGRRLSEAQPTVMTEQRF, from the exons ATGGAGGAAGAGTACTCAGTGGATCCAGCTCAGTTACTGGAAGCTGCTACTGACTTTGCGTATTATCCTG GCGCTCATTCCGATGCTTCAGCTCAAGACTTTCTCAATCGATTTCCTCTTCCTGCTATTATCAA TGCTTTGCAAACAAAAGCAGAATACCCTGGCCTAGAAAATGCGTTGGTTGATTGTTTAGAAAGGCTTTTCAAAACAAGATATGGAGCATCACTCATTCCACACTACATG ACCTTTGTGATTGTCGGTCTGGGTGCAGAGTCTCAAAAAGTCAGACGTTTAGCATGCCAAACA GTGTCTTGCCTTTTGGAGAATATTGATGAAGCTATTGTTGTACAGCTAATTCATGAGTATGGAGTTTATCAACTTTTGCTTAATTGCCTCATCAGTGG GGACGAGGAAGTTGCCGCCACATCTACAGACGCAGTCAGGAAACTGGCTAGCCATTCAAAAGGCATT GATATCATATTTCCAGAGAGTGGTAATGAAGCAACAAACCTCGTGAACTTGGCAACCAGCTGTTCACCTCTG GGAAGAGTTAGACTCTTAGCTTTGATAGTGAAACTATTCTCCATTTCCTCTTCTGTGGCATCAAGAGTGTATAATTCAAATCTACTTAGCTTGTTGGAGGCAGAAATTAGCAATGCAAATGATACATTAGTCACTTTGAGCAGCTTGGAACTCCTATATGAG TTGGCTGATGTTCAGCACAGCACTGAGTTCTTGTCAAGGACGAAACTTCTCCAAATTCTTACTTCAATTATTAG TGATGCTTCTGCTGAATCGATCTTGAGATCAAGAGCAATGATGATAACTGGAAGGCTGATGGCGAGGGAGAATGCCTTCGTATTCATCGATGAATCTG GTTGTAGAAATCTGATTTCAGCCATTGACAGAAGATTCAATTTGTTAGAAAGTGAAAATGCAGATGAATGTGAATGCGCTCTTGAAGCATTGGGACAAATTGGATTCT CCAGCAAAGGGGCAGCATTGCTTCTCTCAGGTGCACAACCTGCAGGAAGACATGTCATTTATGCGGCTTTTGATCGGCAACAGCATGGTAAACAGCTG GCGGCATTGCATGCTCTTGCAAACATTGTTGGGGAAACTCGTGCAGAAAATGATGTATTGCTGGATGGTGTTGCAGAGGAGAGTCTTCGGCGCCTGATCTATGAAACAGCATCCAAGACTTCAAAGCTGACACCTTCG GGTCTCCTCTTATCAGTCCTTCAACAGGATTCAGAAATTCGTAAGGCG GGCTATAGAGTGATAACTGCGTTGGTGATGCGGCCTTGGTGCCTGATGGAGGTTGTCTCCAgacaagaaataataaatatagcaACTGACACTTTTACAGAGACAGACAAGATAG GTATGGAAGCTAGACACAAATGTTGCCAGTCACTCTACAAGGGTTTCACCTCATCTAGTAAGCTGATCGCTGACAATGCACTGTCTGGTGTAGCTACAAAG CTGGAGGAAGCTATCAGAAGAGGTCCTTATTTAGGAAGAAGGCTTTCTGAAGCTCAACCTACAGTGATGACGGAGCAGAGATTTTAG